A window from Festucalex cinctus isolate MCC-2025b chromosome 12, RoL_Fcin_1.0, whole genome shotgun sequence encodes these proteins:
- the ddo gene encoding D-aspartate oxidase isoform X1 yields MEFYAEQKSSGRGVKVAVVGAGVVGFSTAVCVAENLPSCSVTLLSDRFSPDTTSDGAAGIIIAQEFPDIPLERQRRWFRDGFDHLLAIAQSQHAPEAGVLLSSGCQIFREPPANKRPYWWDIVFGFRFLSERELRRFPEHTFGQTFTSIKCECASYLPWLHRRFTKAGGKVEQKKLSSLEELSPYYDIIVNCSGLGSKELAGDDGVYPVRGQIVKVDAPWLQHFIRDSDGTSYIYPGSRYVTLGGTRQEGDWRMGADAGDTEGILERCARLEPSVRRARVLGQWVGLRPGRRNPRVEREVTRSGGGRGAHVVHNYGHGGNGVTLAWGTALDATSLVRSCLQEMHPQAKL; encoded by the exons ATGGAGTTCTATGCTGAGCAGAAGAGCAG TGGGAGAGGAGTGAAGGTGGCGGTGGTGGGCGCGGGTGTGGTGGGCTTCTCCACGGCCGTGTGCGTGGCCGAGAACCTCCCCAGCTGCTCAGTCACCTTGCTATCGGACAGATTCAGCCCGGACACCACCAGCGACGGGGCAGCCGGGATCATTATTGCGCAAGAGTTTCCAG ATATTCCTTTGGAACGCCAAAGACGCTGGTTCCGAGACGGCTTTGACCACCTACTGGCCATCGCACAGTCCCAACACGCACCTGAAGCCGGAGTGCTGCTCAGCTCAGG CTGTCAAATATTCAGGGAGCCCCCCGCCAACAAGAGACCCTACTGGTGGGACATCGTGTTCGGCTTCCGCTTCTTGAGCGAACGCGAGCTGCGCCGCTTTCCCGAGCACACGTTTGGCCAGACCTTCACCAGCATCAAGTGCGAATGCGCCAGCTACCTGCCCTGGCTACACCGCAG GTTCACAAAAGCCGGCGGGAAAGTGGAGCAGAAGAAATTGTCCAGTCTCGAGGAGCTGAGTCCGTACTACGACATCATCGTCAACTGTTCGGGCCTGGGCTCCAAGGAGCTGGCGGGAGACGACGGGGTCTACCCGGTCCGGGGCCAGATCGTGAAGGTGGATGCCCCCTGGTTGCAACACTTCATCCGCGACAGTGACGGCACGTCGTACATCTACCCGGGCTCCCGCTACGTCACCCTCGGCGGCACCCGACAGGAGGGAGACTGGCGCATGGGGGCGGACGCCGGCGACACGGAAGGCATCCTGGAGCGCTGCGCCCGGCTGGAGCCGTCCGTGCGTCGAGCTAGAGTGCTGGGCCAGTGGGTGGGGCTCAGGCCCGGCAGGAGGAATCCCAGGGTGGAGAGGGAGGTGACTCGGTCGGGGGGCGGCCGGGGGGCGCACGTCGTGCACAACTACGGCCACGGGGGCAATGGCGTCACCCTGGCCTGGGGGACGGCCCTGGACGCCACCAGCCTGGTCAGGTCTTGCCTTCAAGAAATGCATCCACAGGCCAAACTGTGA
- the ddo gene encoding D-aspartate oxidase isoform X2 produces MLSRRADIPLERQRRWFRDGFDHLLAIAQSQHAPEAGVLLSSGCQIFREPPANKRPYWWDIVFGFRFLSERELRRFPEHTFGQTFTSIKCECASYLPWLHRRFTKAGGKVEQKKLSSLEELSPYYDIIVNCSGLGSKELAGDDGVYPVRGQIVKVDAPWLQHFIRDSDGTSYIYPGSRYVTLGGTRQEGDWRMGADAGDTEGILERCARLEPSVRRARVLGQWVGLRPGRRNPRVEREVTRSGGGRGAHVVHNYGHGGNGVTLAWGTALDATSLVRSCLQEMHPQAKL; encoded by the exons ATGCTGAGCAGAAGAGCAG ATATTCCTTTGGAACGCCAAAGACGCTGGTTCCGAGACGGCTTTGACCACCTACTGGCCATCGCACAGTCCCAACACGCACCTGAAGCCGGAGTGCTGCTCAGCTCAGG CTGTCAAATATTCAGGGAGCCCCCCGCCAACAAGAGACCCTACTGGTGGGACATCGTGTTCGGCTTCCGCTTCTTGAGCGAACGCGAGCTGCGCCGCTTTCCCGAGCACACGTTTGGCCAGACCTTCACCAGCATCAAGTGCGAATGCGCCAGCTACCTGCCCTGGCTACACCGCAG GTTCACAAAAGCCGGCGGGAAAGTGGAGCAGAAGAAATTGTCCAGTCTCGAGGAGCTGAGTCCGTACTACGACATCATCGTCAACTGTTCGGGCCTGGGCTCCAAGGAGCTGGCGGGAGACGACGGGGTCTACCCGGTCCGGGGCCAGATCGTGAAGGTGGATGCCCCCTGGTTGCAACACTTCATCCGCGACAGTGACGGCACGTCGTACATCTACCCGGGCTCCCGCTACGTCACCCTCGGCGGCACCCGACAGGAGGGAGACTGGCGCATGGGGGCGGACGCCGGCGACACGGAAGGCATCCTGGAGCGCTGCGCCCGGCTGGAGCCGTCCGTGCGTCGAGCTAGAGTGCTGGGCCAGTGGGTGGGGCTCAGGCCCGGCAGGAGGAATCCCAGGGTGGAGAGGGAGGTGACTCGGTCGGGGGGCGGCCGGGGGGCGCACGTCGTGCACAACTACGGCCACGGGGGCAATGGCGTCACCCTGGCCTGGGGGACGGCCCTGGACGCCACCAGCCTGGTCAGGTCTTGCCTTCAAGAAATGCATCCACAGGCCAAACTGTGA
- the zbtb24 gene encoding zinc finger and BTB domain-containing protein 24 — MTLTASSPSHKTSILSKLARLRKGDVLCDVTVLADGERFRAHKALLAASSDYFSQLFTADDVDAHATHRLDGVTSAACGAVLEFIYSARVSVEEGAGEQILAAARLLKVGDLVEALQSMRRRKRGRAQKSLLVGKQRKKSPACDDIAEERREAADDDEGGGGGGGGGGGGGGERPGRAGRRTITPPVKYDAFKVGGDVSAGGGGEPARRGRKKKYPDTEAKCYDCGKGFKNHIFLKIHQRTHTGEKPFPCQVCGAAFTQKHTLQVHQRKHTGETPFVCSVCSKVLATKHSLHEHMNLHQENKSFCCDQCEKSFTQKRQLKSHYRVHTGKSLPECAQCQRKFLDTAQLKKHLRTHTGEKPFTCEICGKCFSVKSTLQTHIRIHRGEKPYSCSVCDKSFTDRSAHRRHVASHSGRKPFNCSACGLSFSRLDNLKTHINTHNKERVAQPQQPQPEEERGGGGDTQTEVQKYELAAGSEQEIQLLVTGNNVSLAPDISAVAPHIHMLGAPEAAAAPRAESMYVITLSKEAAEHLHVAHRPDQQVAQAHVQGVHVNQPISISQTGQHNSGQHIHGHTFQIQAGTVYSTTGPPPAHS, encoded by the exons ATGACACTGACGGCCTCGTCTCCTTCGCACAAGACGAGCATCCTGAGCAAACTGGCGCGTCTCAGGAAGGGCGACGTCCTGTGCGACGTCACCGTGCTGGCGGACGGCGAGCGCTTCCGAGCGCACAAGGCCCTGCTGGCGGCGAGCAGCGACTACTTCTCACAGCTCTTCACCGCCGACGACGTTGACGCCCACGCCACCCACCGGCTGGACGGCGTGACGTCCGCCGCGTGCGGGGCGGTGCTGGAGTTCATCTACAGCGCCCGGGTGTCCGTCGAAGAGGGCGCCGGTGAGCAGATCCTGGCCGCCGCCCGCTTGCTGAAGGTGGGCGACCTGGTGGAGGCGCTGCAAAGCATGCGGCGGCGTAAGAGAGGGCGGGCCCAGAAGAGCCTGCTCGTCGGgaagcagaggaagaagagtCCCGCGTGCGACGACATCGCCGAAGAGCGACGGGAAGCAGCGGACGATgacgaaggaggaggaggaggaggaggaggaggaggaggaggaggaggagagcggCCCGGTCGGGCGGGAAGACGCACGATCACGCCGCCCGTCAAGTACGACGCCTTTAAAGTGGGTGGAGACGTGTctgctggaggaggaggagagccgGCAAGGAGGGGCAGGAAGAAGAAGTACCCCGACACAGAGGCCAAATGCTACGACTGCGGCAAGGGGTTCAAAAACCACATCTTCCTCAAGATCCACCAACGAACGCATACAG GTGAGAAGCCATTCCCCTGTCAGGTGTGCGGCGCGGCGTTCACACAGAAGCACACCTTGCAGGTGCACCAGCGCAAGCACACCGGAGAGACGCCGTTTGTGTGCAGCGTGTGCTCCAAAGTCCTCGCCACCAAGCACAGCCTGCACGAGCACATGAACCTCCATCAAG AAAACAAGTCGTTCTGCTGTGACCAATGTGAAAAGAGCTTCACTCAGAAGAGGCAGCTGAAAAGTCATTACAGGGTCCACACAG gcaaatcGCTTCCGGAGTGCGCTCAGTGTCAGCGCAAATTTTTGGACACGGCCCAGCTGAAAAAGCACCTGCGTACTCACACAG GTGAGAAGCCGTTCACGTGTGAGATCTGCGGCAAGTGTTTTTCCGTCAAGAGCACTTTGCAGACACACATCCGGATACACAG aggcGAGAAGCCGTACAGCTGCAGCGTGTGCGACAAGTCCTTTACGGACCGTAGCGCCCACCGCCGCCACGTGGCCTCCCACTCGGGCAGGAAGCCCTTCAACTGCTCGGCGTGCGGACTCTCCTTCTCGCGCCTCGACAACCTCAAGACGCACATCAACACTCACAACAAGGAGAGGGTGGCGCAACCGCAGCAACCGCAGCCTGAGGAGGAACGTGGCGGCGGTGGTGACACGCAGACTGAG GTCCAAAAGTATgagctggcggcgggctcggaGCAGGAGATCCAACTTCTGGTGACGGGCAACAACGTCAGCCTGGCGCCGGACATCAGCGCGGTCGCGCCTCACATCCACATGCTCGGCGCGCCGGAGGCTGCGGCCGCGCCCCGCGCCGAGTCCATGTACGTCATCACCCTGAGCAAGGAGGCCGCCGAGCACCTGCACGTGGCGCACAGGcccgaccagcaggtggcgcaAGCGCACGTGCAAGGCGTCCACGTCAACCAGCCCATCTCCATCAGCCAGACCGGCCAGCACAACTCCGGCCAGCACATCCACGGACACACCTTCCAGATCCAGGCCGGGACCGTCTACTCAACCACGGGGCCGCCGCCGGCGCACAGCTGA